From a single Nicotiana tabacum cultivar K326 chromosome 8, ASM71507v2, whole genome shotgun sequence genomic region:
- the LOC142163418 gene encoding uncharacterized protein LOC142163418, with product MVREKHECMIISEDSELWDVTCDGLSVPINIIGEEIVTVPKTRTEYNDIDRKAIEKNFRAKKILVCGIGPDEYNHIFACQYAKKIWEALQTAHEGTTQVKQSKIDMLTTEYEFFKMKEDESI from the coding sequence ATGGTTAGAGAAAAACATGAATGCATGATCATATCTGAGGACTCAGAGCTGTGGGATGTGACTTGTGATGGTCTATCTGTTCCCATAAATATTATTGGTGAGGAAATAGTTACAGTCCCAAAGACAAGAACGGAGTACAACGATATTGATAGAAAGGCCATTGAGAAGAACTTTAGGGCAAAGAAGATTCTTGTTTGTGGGATTGGACCAGATGAATACAATCACATCTTTGCTTGTCAGTATGCTAAGAAGATTTGGGAAGCTCTCCAAACTGCCCATGAGGGAACTACTCAGGTTAAGCAGTCCAAAATAGATATGCTTACTACCGAGTATGAGTTTTTCAAGATGAAGGAGGATGAGTCCATTTAG